A window of Pantoea agglomerans contains these coding sequences:
- a CDS encoding phage tail protein, with protein MESFNWKIRPGMRAEREPRVQTIRFGDGYEQRRADGLNVLQSRYAIMLSGPHVSMQAVEDFLTRHSGIRAFLWQPPGQPDPAAFVCRRWSAVRLARRTEITGEFEQVPA; from the coding sequence ATGGAGTCATTTAACTGGAAGATCAGGCCGGGTATGCGTGCGGAGCGAGAACCGCGCGTGCAGACAATCCGGTTTGGAGACGGGTATGAGCAGCGGCGCGCAGATGGCCTGAATGTTCTTCAAAGCCGCTACGCCATTATGCTGTCCGGACCTCACGTCTCTATGCAGGCGGTGGAGGATTTCCTTACCCGGCACAGCGGTATCAGAGCCTTCCTGTGGCAACCGCCGGGCCAGCCTGATCCCGCCGCCTTTGTCTGCCGACGCTGGTCGGCGGTGCGTCTGGCGAGGCGCACGGAAATAACCGGTGAATTTGAACAGGTCCCCGCCTGA